In the genome of Syntrophomonadaceae bacterium, the window GTCCAATAGCGGAGTTTTATGCTCAGCCATTTACACCCACCTCCGTTTTTTTCTTGCGTTTCATAAACAGAACCAAACAATGCTACAATTAGCTATCTTCGAGCTTTTTTGATTACGCTTCAGCCACCCCCCCCACACGAACTTTTTCCAAACTCTACAGCTCCTGTATCCTAATAGCATCGTTAGGACATGCGGCTGTACAGGATTCGCAGCCAACACATTCGGCATCACCATTTATTTCCGCCTTACCGTTTTCCAGGAAAAACAACTCTACCGGGCATACACTGACACATTCCCCGCAGCCGTCACACTTGTCTGCTTTTACAGTTACCATGTACATAATAATTCCCTCCGTTTTATAGTAATTTAATACCGAAACCTGTTTTAATTTTGTAGCGAATGTGATAACAAGGGCTTCTGATATTTGTACAAATTTGAACAATGTAATTTTCGTCACCGTCAGGATTATTCCTGCTAACAATAAGCAATCAGGCAAGAACATTGGCCAATGATGACCATAAAAATTGCTTATGGTAATCCTAGCATTCTTCCGGCTTAGGCAACCCAGTCAAGTTGCTGATCCGGGCAATTGGGTTGCCAGGAAATAAATCATAAATTTCCTTTTTGGGTATCTCCTTCCCCTTGATTAATCCGCGCAAGGTACAAATCCGGCCGTTACAGGCGTAGTACTCAAGCACATAATCAAGAACTTCCCAATGCCGGTCAGTCAATGCATATCCTAATTGAAGAGCCCTGTTTGCGATAGTGGCTCGTTCAACTACTTGCCGGGCCATAGCGCCACCCCCAGACAGGTGTCATCCGAGAAAAAGACACTCCTGGTTTCAATTCACATTCTCCCGATCTGAATCCATGGCATCAATCCAGTGTAAAAAAGACTTGAGCTGCTTATCATTCCAACTGTTTAAGCTTATCAGCACAGCTCGCAGCACTGGCCGCTGCAGCAGGGATTGCAGCTCCGGAGCCAAACCGTCAGGTATTTCACCCAAACTGTCTTCTCCCTCCAGCAGGAAGTAACAGGCGGAAACCCCTAAAGCCTGAGCCAGGCTGTTAAGGGTAGCAATAGATGGCTGAGTACGGCCTGTTTCAATTTGACCTATTAAGCCGTGGGAAATGCCAATCCGCTGGGCCAATTCTTTTTGCGTTAAACCAACCTTTTCTCTTAACCTTCTCAGCTTATTGCCCAGTGAAGATTCCTCCTCTTCACTGCGGAGAAAGTGGCTGACCGATACCCCCAGGGCAACAGATAATTTTTCCAGGGTTTTCAAAGAAGCCGCAGACCTGCCCCGCTC includes:
- a CDS encoding helix-turn-helix transcriptional regulator yields the protein MLAAGERIRVLREQKGMTIEVLADLLDIPLECMWEIERGERGLTKVTIQEVATLLGVPSSHFYEPRSVPAEFRKEDKGVNNESVGKRLRQFRTSKGITLSVLSKKSGVSLAHLSEIERGRSAASLKTLEKLSVALGVSVSHFLRSEEEESSLGNKLRRLREKVGLTQKELAQRIGISHGLIGQIETGRTQPSIATLNSLAQALGVSACYFLLEGEDSLGEIPDGLAPELQSLLQRPVLRAVLISLNSWNDKQLKSFLHWIDAMDSDRENVN
- a CDS encoding 4Fe-4S binding protein; amino-acid sequence: MYMVTVKADKCDGCGECVSVCPVELFFLENGKAEINGDAECVGCESCTAACPNDAIRIQEL
- a CDS encoding TusE/DsrC/DsvC family sulfur relay protein; amino-acid sequence: MARQVVERATIANRALQLGYALTDRHWEVLDYVLEYYACNGRICTLRGLIKGKEIPKKEIYDLFPGNPIARISNLTGLPKPEEC